ATGATATTGGGCTTATAACTTGAATATCGTCGATATCGACAACAATGAGGAAAAGTGAATGAGTTTTTTCATTTCTGATGCTGTTGCTTCTGCTGGACAAGCAGCGCCTGAAGCTAGCTTTATGTCTATTCTACCGATGTTAGTGATCTTTATTCTGATTTTCTATTTTATGATCCTACGTCCACAGCAAAAACGTACTAAAGAACATCGTAAACTGATGGATTCTATCGGTAAAGGTGATGAAGTTTTAACAACGGGTGGTTTAATCGGTCGTGTTGTTAAGGTTTCAGATAACGGCTATATCGTTGTTGCCCTGAATGAAACAACTGAAGTAACTATTAAACGTGACTTTGTTGCCGCTGTATTACCTAAAGGCACAATGAAAGCTATTTAATTACATTTCCCCAAAGGGAAAAGGGAACTGCCGTGCTAAACCGTTATCCTTTGTGGAAGTACCTGATGTTGATAGCCGCTATCCTCATCGGTCTGCTTTACGCACTTCCTAACCTATATGGTGAGGATCCGGCTGTTCAAATCACTGGCGCGCGGGGAACCGCCGCCAATGAGCAAACACTGGATCAAGTTCGATCTTTACTAGATAAAGAAAAAATTGAAGCGAAATCTATTGCACTTGAAAATGGTGCGATTTTGGCTCGCTTCAGTAACCCTGATATTCAGTTACGTGCCCGTGAAGTGTTGTTGCCTGCATTAGGCGACCAATTCGTTGTTGCACTTAATCTTGCACCTGCGACACCAAAATGGTTAGAAGCCATTGGCGGTGAGCCGATGAAGCTGGGGTTAGACTTACGTGGTGGTGTTCACTTCCTGATGGAAGTTGATATGGAAACTGCGTTAGGTAAACTTCAAGAACAAAATGTTGAGAGTCTACGTACCTTATTACGTGACGAAGGCATTCCGTATTCTTCTATCCGTAAAACGGATAATTATGGTGTTGAAATCCGTTTCCGTAACTCGGATGATCGCGCTAAAGCATCAGATTACCTGACTCGTCGTAACCAAGATCTTATTTTTAGAGATGGTGCAAATAACTCATTAAGAGCTATTTTTACTGACGAACGTTTACGTGATGCGCGTACTTATGCTGTACAGCAAAATATTACTATCCTACGTAATCGTGTTAACCAGTTAGGTGTTGCTGAGCCATTAGTTCAACGCCAAGGCGCTGACCGAATTGTTGTTGAATTGCCTGGTATCCAAGATACCGCTCGCGCTAAAGAAATCTTAGGCGCGACAGCAACATTAGAATTCCGTTTAGTCAATACTACTATTGATCCTTCCGCTTTAGAGACTGGCCGTATTCCGGGTGACTCAGAAGTGAAATATACTCGTGAAGGTATGCCAACTATCCTCTATAAACGCGTTATTTTAACGGGTGACCACATTACTGACTCAACCTCTCAGGCTGATGAATATGGTCAACCACAAGTGAGCATTTCACTTGATAGCGCAGGTGGATCTATTATGTCTAACTTTACGAAAGATAACGTCGGTAAACCGATGGCCACACTATTCGTAGAGTATAAAGACAGTGGTAAACGTGATGAGAACGATCGCGCAGTATTGGTGAAAAGTGAAGAAGTTATTAACGTTGCGAATATTCAAAGTCGTTTAGGAAATAGCTTCCGTATCACAGGCATTTCAAATGCGAATGAAGCACGTCAGTTATCACTGTTGTTACGTGCTGGTGCGTTGATTGCACCGATTCAAATTGTTGAAGAAAGAACGATTGGACCCACTTTAGGCCTGCAAAATATTACGCAAGGTCTAGAAGCGTGTTTATGGGGGCTGATTGCGTCTATAACCTTTATGATTATTTATTATCGTAAATTTGGTGTGATTGCGAGTACCGCATTAATGGCAAACTTAGTGTTAATCGTTGGGGTAATGTCATTATTACCAGGCGCAACACTGACCATGCCTGGTATTGCCGGTATCGTACTAACACTTGCCGTTGCCGTTGATGCTAACGTACTGATAAACGAACGTATCAAAGAAGAGTTACGTAATGGTCGATCAGTACAACAAGCAATCCATGAAGGTTATAAAGGTGCCTTCTCCAGTATTATTGATGCGAACTTAACCACATTGATTACAGCTGTGATCCTTTATGCAGTCGGTACCGGCTCGATTAAAGGTTTTGCTATCACAACTGCAATCGGGGTTGCAACCTCTATGTTTACCGCTATTGTTGGTACGCGTGCGATTGTAAACCTGTTGTATGGTGGTAAACGCGTTAAGAAACTGTCTATTTAAGGAGCACGTTGTGGCACAGGATTATACTGTTGAACAATTAAACCATGGTCGTAGAGTCATTGACTTTATGCGTTGGGACAACGTCGCCTTTAGTATTTCGTTTCTGCTTTTGGTAGCATCAATTGCTATCATTTCCGTGAAAGGATTTAACTGGGGACTGGATTTTACAGGTGGTACAGTAATTGAGATCAATCTCAGTCAACCAGCCGACCTTGATAAAATGCGTGATAGCCTAGATGCATCAGGCTTTAAAGATCCTCTGTTACAAAACTTTGGTAGCAGTCGCGATATTATGGTGCGTTTGCCTCCTGTTGAAGGACAGGCTGGTCAAGAATTAGGTAAAAAAGTTATTGATGTTATCAATGCTAAGGTTGATAACGACGCAGTGGTAAAACGTATTGAATTTGTTGGGCCAAGTGTGGGTAGCGAATTGGCTCAAACAGGTGCAATGGCGTTATTATCAGCACTTATCTGTATTCTTATCTATGTTGGATTCCGTTTTGAATGGCGTTTGGCGTTAGGTGCTGTTATTGCACTTGCGCATGACGTGATTATTACGCTGGGTGTGCTTTCACTGTTCCATATAGAGGTTGACTTAACCATTGTGGCGTCATTGATGTCTGTTATCGGTTACTCACTAAACGATAGTATTGTTGTATCAGACCGTATTCGTGAGAATTTCCGTAAAATTCGTCGAGGAACATCATATGAAATTATGAACGTTTCTCTGACACAGACATTAAGCCGTACCATCATGACATCAGCAACAACATTATTGGTTGTCTTAATGCTGTATATCTTCGGTGGTTCAATGCTTCAAGGCTTCTCTTTAGTCATGTTAATCGGTGTTTCAATTGGTACTATTTCTTCTATTTATGTGGCTTCAGCATTAGCACTGAAAATGGGAATGAAACGTGAACACTTGATTATACAAAAAGTGGAAAAAGAGGGTGCAGATCAGACAACACTCTTACCATAATAGAGCGTTTTTCTGATAAAACATCGCAAACACCCTGCCAGTGTATACTGACAGGGTGTTTTTTGTTCACTGAACAGGTACACTGTTTATGAGTATTGTCAAAAGTAGGAATAACTATGCATTGCCCATTTTGTGGAGCCGTAGATACCAAGGTAATTGATTCCAGACTTGTTGGTGATGGTTCACAAGTGCGCCGTCGTCGCCAATGTCTTGTTTGTCATGAACGTTTTACGACCTTTGAAGTAGCAGAACTTGTGATGCCTCGTGTTGTGAAAAGTGATGAAATACGTGAGCCTTTTGATGAAGAGAAACTCCGTCGAGGCATGCTTAAAGCATTAGAAAAACGTCCAGTCAGCTCGGATGATGTTGGAGGCTGCGATAAGCCATATCAAATCACAATTAAGAGCAACCGGTGAAAGGGAAATACCTTCAAAAGAAATTGGCAATTTTGTTATGGAACAACTTAAGAAACTAGATAAAGTTGCATATATCCGTTTTGCTTCTGTGTATCGTAGTTTTGAAGATATTCGAGATTTCGGTGAAGAAATCGCAAAATTACAAGATTGATACTGCGCTTTATTGAATGATTTGAAAAATAACGATAAATAATAAAATTACATGTAATTATTATGACAAACAACAACAGCAACAATCTAAGTGAAAATGAAAGTCTGCATGATGAACACTATATGCGCCGAGCCATTGAGCTTGCAGCATTAGGTCGCTTTACAACATCACCTAATCCGAATGTAGGTTGTGTAATTGTAAAAGAAGGCGAAATTATCGGTGAAGGTTATCATCATCATGCTGGCGGTCCACATGCAGAAGTGAATGCGTTGAAAATGGCCGGTGATAAGGCAAAAGGGGCAACAGCCTATGTTACACTTGAGCCTTGTAGTCATTTCGGTAAAACACCACCTTGCGCTGATGCTTTGATTAATGCGGGTATAAAGCGCGTTGTTGCTGCGATGCAAGATCCTAATCCTCAAGTTGCAGGACGAGGATTACACAAATTATTATCAGCCGGAATTGATGTTTCACACGGTGTTTTAATGCAAGAAGCTGAAAAACTTAACATCGGTTTTTTTAAACGAATGAGAACGGGCTTCCCTTATATCCAGCTAAAATTAGGTACATCTTTAGATGGTAAAACGGCATTAGCATCAGGTGAAAGTCAATGGATAACCTCTAAAGCATCTCGTCGAGATGTACAAAATTTCCGGGCTCAAGCTAGCGCTATTCTAACGACAAGTGCAACCGTAGTTGCTGATAATCCTTCTATGAATGTACGTTGGGATGAGCTTTCAGATGAAATCAAAGCGATTTATCCAGAAGAAACGCTACGCCAACCTATTCGTATTGTCGCCGATAGTCAAAATAGAGTGACTGAAAACCATAAAATCACTCAAATTGAAGGCGAATGTTGGTTAGCACGCACGCGATCTCATCCAAATGATTGGCAAGGCAATGTTTCAGAAATTCTATTACCAACGAATGGTAAAAATAGTGGCGTAGATTTAGTATTACTAATGATGCAATTAGGGCGCCGCAATATTAACACCGTATGGGTTGAAAGTGGGGCGCATTTTGCAGGAGCCTTATTGGAAGCTGGGCTTGTTGATGAACTTATTATTTATATCGCACCTAAAATTTTAGGGAGTGATGCGCGAGATTTATTTGTACTTTCTCCTCTTTCCTCATTATCTGAAGCGCCTGAATTTAAAGTAGATTCTCTTCAACAAATTGGCTCTGATATCAGAGTTTGTTTAAAACCTCGTTATTAATAGACGCAAATAAGTGTGTCTACGGCGCTATTTGTAGTAAAATGGCGCCGTGTGTGTTATTTCCTGTCGTTACGACATCGTTATCAGCCAACTAAATACCTTGATTTATCAAGGATTTTTGGCACCCTTGCTGTGTAATAATAAAACAGAGCGCAGTAAGGGAAAGAATATGATAAAATCCGCGCCCCGCGGATAGGAGAAAAAGGTAACCTATGAACGTAATCAAAGGTGTTGTCGCGGCGCCAAATGCACGCGTAGCAATTGCAATTGCCCGTTTTAATAACTTCATCAATGACAGCCTACTTGAAGGCGCGGTTGATGCATTAGAACGTATTGGACAAGTTTCCTCTGAAAATATTACCGTCGTTTGGGTTCCAGGTGCTTACGAGCTACCGTTAACAGTTAAAGCTTTAGCTGAAAGCGACAAATACGATGCAGTTATCGCGTTAGGTACTGTTATCCGTGGTGGAACCGCACATTTTGAATACGTTGCTGGCGAATGTAGCTCTGGTTTATCTCAAGTTGCAATGCAAAGTGAGATCCCTGTGACTTTTGGTGTTTTAACCACTGAAAATATTGAGCAGGCTATTGAACGCGCTGGAACCAAAGCGGGCAACAAAGGTGCTGAAGCTGCAATGACAGCACTTGAAATGATCAATGTACTTAAAGCCATAAAAGGCTAATCATCTGTTTTAACTAAAGGGGAATTTTGTGAAACCTGCTGCTCGTCGTCGTGCTCGTGAGTGTGCTGTTCAGGCTATCTACTCATGGCAATTATCCGGAAATGACATCGCGGATGTGGAATTGGAGTTTTTATCCGAGCAGGATACCCAAGGTGTAGATATTGCTTATTTTCGTGAGCTTTTAGTGGGTGTTGCCATTAATGCAACACGTTTAGATAAGGCAATGGCGCCTTATTTATCCCGCCAACTTGAAGAACTTGGTCAAGTTGAAAAAGCAATTTTACGTTTAGCAATGTTTGAACTAAGCTTCCGCGAAGATGTTCCTTACAAAGTTGCGATTAACGAAGCGATTGAACTGGCTAAGGTATTTGGTGCTGACGATAGCCATAAGTTTGTTAATGGCGTGCTTGATAAAGCAGCACCAACAGTACGACGTAAAAAATAACGTTTTTTCACGTTTCCTCTATGGTAAATAATTCAAGGCCGGTATTTCCGGCCTTTTGTTTAATAAAACGAGTTTAGTAGGCACAGCTAAATAGGAAATTGATAATGCCTTGTGGTGAATTCTCCCTTATCAAACAATATTTCACGTCACAGCCTGTAAAACGAAAAGACGTAAGTACAGGTATTGGTGATGATTGCGCAATATTGACAGTACCTGAAAAGCAGCAAGTGGCGATTAGCACCGACACTTTAGTCAGTGGCATTCACTTCCTTCCTTCTATCTCACCTGAAGATTTAGCGTATAAAGCATTGGCTGTAAATATTAGTGATTTAGCCGCTGTGGGGGCTGATCCTTCTTGGGCATCTCTGGCATTAACATTACCTGATACAAACAGTGAATGGCTTGAGGCTTTTAGTCGTTCTTTCTTTGCATTAGCAGATTATTATGCAATCCAGTTAATTGGCGGTGATACGACTCGTGGACCTTTAAGTTTAACAATCACAATACAAGGACTAGTTCCTCAAGGAACGGCATTATTGCGTTCTGGTGCAAAAATAGGTGATTGGATCTACGTTACGGGCTTTTTAGGGGATAGTGCCGCAGGGCTTGCCGTATTACAAAATAGATTACAGCCAACAGAAAAAGAACATAGTGATTATTTTGTTGCAAGGCATTTACGCCCTCAGCCTCGTTTATTGCAAGGCCAAGCATTGCGTCATTTAGCGACATCTGCAATTGATATTTCTGATGGGTTGATTTCGGATTTGAATCATATTCTCACAGCTAGTGGCTGTGGTGCGCGTTTAAATTTAGACTCATTACCTTATTCACCTGCGATGAAAGCCGAAGTCAGTGAAGAACAAGCGGAGATTTGGGCATTAAGTGGTGGTGAGGATTATGAATTATGTTTTACAGTACCAGAGATCAATCGAGGTGCGTTAGAGATCGCATTGGCGCATACAGGGGCTGACTTTCATTGTATAGGGCAAATTATGCCGATTGCTGAAGGGATCCGTTACTTACGTGATGGTAAAGATGTACACCCTAATCTTAAAGGGTTTGATCACTTTAGTGATGCTAATGAGTAACCTTACTTTAATCAAAAGGCGCTTTATTCGCGCCTTTAAGAATATTGGTAATATCTAACTTTATGTTTAAATAGATTATTAATAATCTTCTATCTTAGCTTTTCTTCACAAATTCAGATTTTAATTTCATTGAGCCAAAGCCATCAATTTTACAATCAATGTTATGGTCGCCTTCGACTAAACGGATACCTTTTACTTTAGTACCAATTTTTAGCATGGTTGAACTGCCCTTGACTTTCAGATCTTTGATCACGGTGACGGAGTCGCCATCTGCCAATAAGTTACCGTTGGCATCTTTAACTACTAACTCATCATTATCAACCACAGATTCAGCATCGTTCCACTCATGAGCACACTCAGGGCAAACATACATTGCACCATCTTCATAGGTGTATTCTGAATTGCACTTAGGACAAGAAGGTAATGACATAATAATACTCTCAAATTTTATCAAAATGGGAAGTGATTAATCGTCACAATGAGGATAACACTTGCCCCATAAATTAAAGGACACATTATCGTTTAAGAGTGAAAATTCTAAGCAATTCCCTTAATGGTATTGCCTCTGATAATGCGAAAGGGCGATAGTATAATAGATTTGATGTAAATTTGCATCTTTCACAGGTTGTGACATAAAGAATTAGGAAAAGTTGGTTAGATATAGCGAGTTAAATAGAAAATAATGATAAATAAAAGTAGTTTTAAATATTATCTAACTTAATGATATTAAGGTTATAAATTTATAAATATAACTAAAAATAAATGCTCTCATCTTAAAAGAGAGCATCATCAATAATAGTATTAATCTTCTTGTCGTGATTTTACAAAATTACTCACTGAGCCACGCTCTATCAGTTTAGGTGTAAGCACCAAAACATTGTCATCAGCATCGATATTTTCCATACGATGCAATAATTGGCTGACAGCGAGTTTACCCAATTCGTCTTTGGGTTGGTGAATGGTTGAAAGAGGGGGGATCATATAAGAGGCTAGATCGATATCGTCATAACCTATGATGGAAATATCATACGGTACGCGCAAGCCTTTTTGATAAATAGCTTGGTAAGCACCAACAGCCATTGCATCATTACAGGTAAAAACTGCTTGTGGTCGTACAGGAAGTGAGAGCAGTTTTTGCATTGAACTAAATCCACCTGCGAACTCAAAATCGCTTGTTAATACAAACTCTTCTCGAATGGTTAATCCTGCTTTTTGCATGGCATTGTAATAGCCTTGCAAACGATGTTTTGCCGGGAGTTTATCTTGAGGGCCTGCAATACAGGCAATTTCGGTAAAGCCTTTTTCAACCAGATAATTGGTGGCAATTTCTCCCCCGAGTAAGGAGTTGTCTTGAATAATATCTCCGCCGTATTCAAACGGAGACCAATCCATCATCACCATAGGTAAACGAGGATAACGATTTAGTACTTCATGAGAGGGTGCTCGGGCTTCTGTTGACATCAATAATAAACCGTCAACACGTTTTTTGCAGTAACGTTTCAAGGCTACTATCCATGCGCTCATAATCCCCTTCCGTGTTGCATAAAATTAAGCTATAGCCTTTTTCGTAGCAACTACGTTCAACACCGCGTACAACCTCGGCATAAAAGGGATTACTACTGGCTGTTACTAACATACCAATAGTATGAGTACAGTTCATTTTTAAACTACGTGCTAACGCTGAAGGGGCGTAATTCAAGGTTTCAATAGCTTCATTCACCTTTTTACGGATGCCTTCGCTAACATAACGATTGTTATTGATAACGTGAGAAACCGTTGATGTCGAAACGCCCGCCAAACGGGCGACATCTTTCATTGTTGCCAAAGTTTTATGCTCGCTCTGCTAAAAATGATTCAATTTCATGACGCCAAGGAACGGAAGATTGTGCACCATGACGTGTAACTGCAATGGCAGCCGCTGCATGGGCAAAACGAATAGCCTCAACAGAAGGTTTGCCTTCTAATATTGCTGTGACAAATGCACCATTAAATGTATCACCTGCGGCAATGGTATCAACAGCTTCGACACGAAATCCTGGAATTATCATGCCTTTCTCTTGCTCACTAAACCATACACCACGACGACCTAAAGTGATAAGCACTTGTTTGATACCTTTGCGATGTAAAATATTGGCCGCTTTTGCGGCACCGGCTTCATCATGTACAGAAACACCTGTTAATATTTCAGCTTCTGTTTCATTTGGAGTGATAACATCAATAAAACTCAGAAATTCGTCGGATAATGGTTGTGCGGGAGCTGGATTTAAAATGACTTTAGTTTGATGTGATTTTGCCCGTTTTGCAGCCTCAAAAACAGTCTCTAATGGTGACTCCAATTGCATTAACAAAGCATCAGCGTGTTCAATAACGTGATGATATTGCTGAAAATGTACTGGCGTTAGTGCGCCATTGGCACCAGCGACTATGCTAATTACGTTTTCACCTTGATCATTTACAAGGATCATGGCTACGCCTGTCGGTGTTTGCGGAATAATACTAATTGCATCGATATGAATATTGTCTGTTTTAAGTTGTGAGATTATCTCACTACCAATCGCATCATCACCGACACAGGCAATAAAGGTAATATCGGCACCACTACGACCACAAGCAACGGCTTGATTCGCACCTTTGCCACCAAAGGCTATTTTGTATTGATGACCAATAATGGTTTCACCTGGTTTGGGGAATTGTGAAATGTTCATAATGTGGTCAACATTGATGCTGCCTAGCACAGCAAGGCGAGGTGTTGTCATAGCCTTTAATCCTTGTAAAACGTGTTGTGATCATTAAAGCCACCACGGAGCATTATCACTCCGTGGTATTTATTGTTGTTATTTTTTAATAACTAACTCAAGTTCGACAGGGATTGTTGGATCCACTTTTTCGCCTTTGAGAATTTTATCAGCTGTTTGGATGCCGATAATACCAATTTGATCTGGGCGCTGAGCAATGGTTGCACCTAACATGCCACGGTTTACTGCTTTGATACCATCATCTGTGCCATCAAAACCTACAACTAATACATCAGTACGACCTGCGGTTTGTAACGCACGTAATGCGCCTAATGCCATTTCATCATTTTGTGCAAAAACAGCTTGAACAGCAGGATAAGCTGTTAATAGGTTTTGCATCACGTTAAGGCCTTTTGTACGGTCAAAATCAGCGGGTTGGCTTGCAAGTACATTCAATTTATGAGCATCAACAGCTTGTTTAAAGCCTTCACCACGTTCACGAGATGCAGAGGTTCCTGTGATCCCTTCTAATTGGA
This genomic stretch from Proteus vulgaris harbors:
- the yajC gene encoding preprotein translocase subunit YajC is translated as MSFFISDAVASAGQAAPEASFMSILPMLVIFILIFYFMILRPQQKRTKEHRKLMDSIGKGDEVLTTGGLIGRVVKVSDNGYIVVALNETTEVTIKRDFVAAVLPKGTMKAI
- the secD gene encoding preprotein translocase subunit SecD is translated as MLIAAILIGLLYALPNLYGEDPAVQITGARGTAANEQTLDQVRSLLDKEKIEAKSIALENGAILARFSNPDIQLRAREVLLPALGDQFVVALNLAPATPKWLEAIGGEPMKLGLDLRGGVHFLMEVDMETALGKLQEQNVESLRTLLRDEGIPYSSIRKTDNYGVEIRFRNSDDRAKASDYLTRRNQDLIFRDGANNSLRAIFTDERLRDARTYAVQQNITILRNRVNQLGVAEPLVQRQGADRIVVELPGIQDTARAKEILGATATLEFRLVNTTIDPSALETGRIPGDSEVKYTREGMPTILYKRVILTGDHITDSTSQADEYGQPQVSISLDSAGGSIMSNFTKDNVGKPMATLFVEYKDSGKRDENDRAVLVKSEEVINVANIQSRLGNSFRITGISNANEARQLSLLLRAGALIAPIQIVEERTIGPTLGLQNITQGLEACLWGLIASITFMIIYYRKFGVIASTALMANLVLIVGVMSLLPGATLTMPGIAGIVLTLAVAVDANVLINERIKEELRNGRSVQQAIHEGYKGAFSSIIDANLTTLITAVILYAVGTGSIKGFAITTAIGVATSMFTAIVGTRAIVNLLYGGKRVKKLSI
- the secF gene encoding preprotein translocase subunit SecF; amino-acid sequence: MAQDYTVEQLNHGRRVIDFMRWDNVAFSISFLLLVASIAIISVKGFNWGLDFTGGTVIEINLSQPADLDKMRDSLDASGFKDPLLQNFGSSRDIMVRLPPVEGQAGQELGKKVIDVINAKVDNDAVVKRIEFVGPSVGSELAQTGAMALLSALICILIYVGFRFEWRLALGAVIALAHDVIITLGVLSLFHIEVDLTIVASLMSVIGYSLNDSIVVSDRIRENFRKIRRGTSYEIMNVSLTQTLSRTIMTSATTLLVVLMLYIFGGSMLQGFSLVMLIGVSIGTISSIYVASALALKMGMKREHLIIQKVEKEGADQTTLLP
- the nrdR_1 gene encoding transcriptional regulator NrdR; the encoded protein is MHCPFCGAVDTKVIDSRLVGDGSQVRRRRQCLVCHERFTTFEVAELVMPRVVKSDEIREPFDEEKLRRGMLKALEKRPVSSDDVGGCDKPYQITIKSNR
- the nrdR_2 gene encoding transcriptional regulator NrdR: MMLEAAISHIKSQLRATGEREIPSKEIGNFVMEQLKKLDKVAYIRFASVYRSFEDIRDFGEEIAKLQD
- the ribD gene encoding diaminohydroxyphosphoribosylaminopyrimidine deaminase and 5-amino-6-(5-phosphoribosylamino)uracil reductase encodes the protein MTNNNSNNLSENESLHDEHYMRRAIELAALGRFTTSPNPNVGCVIVKEGEIIGEGYHHHAGGPHAEVNALKMAGDKAKGATAYVTLEPCSHFGKTPPCADALINAGIKRVVAAMQDPNPQVAGRGLHKLLSAGIDVSHGVLMQEAEKLNIGFFKRMRTGFPYIQLKLGTSLDGKTALASGESQWITSKASRRDVQNFRAQASAILTTSATVVADNPSMNVRWDELSDEIKAIYPEETLRQPIRIVADSQNRVTENHKITQIEGECWLARTRSHPNDWQGNVSEILLPTNGKNSGVDLVLLMMQLGRRNINTVWVESGAHFAGALLEAGLVDELIIYIAPKILGSDARDLFVLSPLSSLSEAPEFKVDSLQQIGSDIRVCLKPRY
- the ribH gene encoding 6,7-dimethyl-8-ribityllumazine synthase encodes the protein MNVIKGVVAAPNARVAIAIARFNNFINDSLLEGAVDALERIGQVSSENITVVWVPGAYELPLTVKALAESDKYDAVIALGTVIRGGTAHFEYVAGECSSGLSQVAMQSEIPVTFGVLTTENIEQAIERAGTKAGNKGAEAAMTALEMINVLKAIKG
- the nusB gene encoding transcription antitermination protein NusB; protein product: MKPAARRRARECAVQAIYSWQLSGNDIADVELEFLSEQDTQGVDIAYFRELLVGVAINATRLDKAMAPYLSRQLEELGQVEKAILRLAMFELSFREDVPYKVAINEAIELAKVFGADDSHKFVNGVLDKAAPTVRRKK
- the thiL gene encoding thiamine monophosphate kinase, whose translation is MPCGEFSLIKQYFTSQPVKRKDVSTGIGDDCAILTVPEKQQVAISTDTLVSGIHFLPSISPEDLAYKALAVNISDLAAVGADPSWASLALTLPDTNSEWLEAFSRSFFALADYYAIQLIGGDTTRGPLSLTITIQGLVPQGTALLRSGAKIGDWIYVTGFLGDSAAGLAVLQNRLQPTEKEHSDYFVARHLRPQPRLLQGQALRHLATSAIDISDGLISDLNHILTASGCGARLNLDSLPYSPAMKAEVSEEQAEIWALSGGEDYELCFTVPEINRGALEIALAHTGADFHCIGQIMPIAEGIRYLRDGKDVHPNLKGFDHFSDANE
- a CDS encoding putative alkylphosphonate utilization operon protein PhnA; this encodes MSLPSCPKCNSEYTYEDGAMYVCPECAHEWNDAESVVDNDELVVKDANGNLLADGDSVTVIKDLKVKGSSTMLKIGTKVKGIRLVEGDHNIDCKIDGFGSMKLKSEFVKKS
- the rbsR_2 gene encoding transcriptional repressor RbsR, producing MSAWIVALKRYCKKRVDGLLLMSTEARAPSHEVLNRYPRLPMVMMDWSPFEYGGDIIQDNSLLGGEIATNYLVEKGFTEIACIAGPQDKLPAKHRLQGYYNAMQKAGLTIREEFVLTSDFEFAGGFSSMQKLLSLPVRPQAVFTCNDAMAVGAYQAIYQKGLRVPYDISIIGYDDIDLASYMIPPLSTIHQPKDELGKLAVSQLLHRMENIDADDNVLVLTPKLIERGSVSNFVKSRQED
- the rbsR_3 gene encoding transcriptional repressor RbsR — translated: MKDVARLAGVSTSTVSHVINNNRYVSEGIRKKVNEAIETLNYAPSALARSLKMNCTHTIGMLVTASSNPFYAEVVRGVERSCYEKGYSLILCNTEGDYERMDSSLETLLQKTC
- the rbsK_3 gene encoding ribokinase, encoding MTTPRLAVLGSINVDHIMNISQFPKPGETIIGHQYKIAFGGKGANQAVACGRSGADITFIACVGDDAIGSEIISQLKTDNIHIDAISIIPQTPTGVAMILVNDQGENVISIVAGANGALTPVHFQQYHHVIEHADALLMQLESPLETVFEAAKRAKSHQTKVILNPAPAQPLSDEFLSFIDVITPNETEAEILTGVSVHDEAGAAKAANILHRKGIKQVLITLGRRGVWFSEQEKGMIIPGFRVEAVDTIAAGDTFNGAFVTAILEGKPSVEAIRFAHAAAAIAVTRHGAQSSVPWRHEIESFLAERA